The sequence TAATGAATTGATGAATTTTCTCGCATCCGTAATTGGAAATAAACTTGATTTTCTTCCGACAACTGATACAAAATTTAAAAGACCACCCTTTTCTGACCGCTCAAAACAAGTCATCAAAGCAGAAAGAAAAGAACATATAAAAAGAGACATCATTTTAAAAGAACTAATCCCTTTCCCAGAACAGATAGACCTAAAAAAACTAAGAAAATTTAAGGATAAACACATTGACCTTTTAAATGCGTTTAAAAATCGAGTTGAGTTGATTGCGTTGAATCCAAATCTTGAGGAAGACTCACCGCTTTTCAGAGAAACTGTAAAAGAACTGGAAATAAGAAAGTCAGAATTAAGTGCAAAAATGAATGAAAACAAGTTAGGAGATTTATTTTTAGGCACAGTATGTGGCTTATCAGGTGCAATTATTGGATTAGCCTCTGCAGGAACAACAGGAGCATTACTTGGAAGTATGTCTGCATTGCCTTCTTTTGCTAATGCCGTTCATTCTGCCTTAAAGATTGAGAGAGTTGAAAATATTACAGACCAGACAGGAATGAAATATTTAGCCTTGGTGGATAAAAAATTAAAAAAGCCAGGTGCTAACAAAAGCTATATGTAATGCGGGGTACAGCGGGTAATTCAACCGCAGTTCTTCGTAGCAACAACGCCAATTCGTCTTTGACGATTTGGCTATAAAAACTAAAATATTAATAAACGAATTGGCTCAGTGGCAGCCTGACTGTGAAGTGTTTCAAAGTCCCGCACTCCACATAGCCAAACCGTTAGCGTCAAGGTTAAAAACAATACATACATGAAATCAATTACTATTTTTTGTTCTTCAAGTAATGGTTTAAATGCGAAATATATTGAACCTATAAGCAAACTTACAGAATTACTAATTAGTGCAGGCTATACAATAATCTGTGGCGGAAGTTCTGGTGGTTTAATGGGAGAATTAATAAGTCATGCAAATAAACTAGGTGGTAGGACAATTGGGATAAGACCTAAATTTTTGGACAAACTTGAATATCATAGTGAAATATTAACAGAATTTATTTCGACTGATGATATATGGGAACGAAAAAAGCAAATGAACCTGTTATCATGTGCTACTATTGCACTCCCTGGTGGCAGTGGGACAATAGATGAATTATTTGAAGCAATAACTTTAAAGAGATTGGGGGAATATAGCAAACCAATTATTATTGTTAATTTGCACGGGTTCTATGATAAATTGATTGACTTTTTTAATTATCAGATTAGAGAAAATTTTATGCATTCATCATCTTTAAATATTTTTACAGTGATTGAAAATGTCGACGATATAATAAATGCCTTAAAAGATGATAATTGGATAGACGAAAATACAACTAATGCAATTATAAGAGAATGAAGTGTTATATATGCCGTAAAAAAATTACAGAAAATACGACCCATCCAAACCAAACAAGGATGTGTCATAGTTGTGGTACACATAATCTTGAAAAAAGAGATGAGTTAGGTAGCCTAAAAGGCTATAATGCAGTTGTTACTGGAGGGAGAATAAAAATTGGTTATGAGACTGCATTAAAATTATTAAGGAGCGGTGCTTATGTTGTTGTTACAACAAGATTTCCCGTAGATGCAGTTGTTCGTTATTCAAATGAAACAGACTTCAAAAATTGGAAGAATCGATTGAAAATCTACAAAATTGATTTCAGACTAACTCCTTATTTATATAAATTTATAGAGTACTTAAACCAAGAAATTAGTCATCTGGACATATTAGTAAATAATGCAGCTCAAACAATTAAAAGACCATATCAATACTACCAAGACCTTGTAGAAAAAGAGCTAAAATTATTTTCAACTTTACCAGTCGAAATCAAGCAATTAATTTGCAATAATGACGAACTAGACTTTAAAAAGGTACAACAAACTATAGATGCTAGCTTACCAATAGGGCAATATACATTAAAACAAGATTTGACTGAAACGACTGCGACTTACTTTCCAACAGGGTTGTTAGATGAAGAAGGGTTACAACTAGACAAGAGACCTAAGAATAGTTGGATTTCTAAAGCTGAAGATGTTTCTATGGTTGAAATGTTAGAAGTTCAATTAATCAATGTTACAGCCCCCTTTATATTAAGCTCGTCTTTAAAAGAATTATTAAAAAAGAGTCCGCATAAATATAAATTCGTATTAAATGTTTCTGCAATGGAAGGAAAATTTAATAAGAAAAATAAAAACTGTTTTCACCCTCACACTAATATGGCAAAAGCTTCTCTAAATATGTTTACTCGGACATCAGCCCAAGATTATATAAAGTCGGGTATTGTGATGAATAGTATAGATACTGGTTGGGTTACTGATGAGAACCCTCATTATCTAAAACAAAAGAATACTAAGAAAGGACTAACCCCTCCATTAACTGCGAAAGATGGTGCAGCAAGAGTTTGTGACCCTATCTTTAGCATAGCAAGAACAGAAAATGTCGTTTTTGGTAAATTTTTAAAAGATTTTCAAATTGTAAGTTGGTAATATGGCAGACTCAAATAATGTGCATCAAAACTTAATCCCAAATGGAAATGGAAATAATAATCCAATAAAATTGGGTGCAAGCCTAAAGGACAAAAGCCTACAAGGTGTTGTAAATGAAATATTTAAAGGTTTCTTTAACAGCAAAGAAAATATATTAATTAATGATACAAAAGACTTAATTGACCTTATAATAAAAACGAGAGAATCAAAGGATTATATTGGAGTTGGAGTTGGTGGTCTATACGTAAATAACAAAGATGAAGTTTTAGTATACTATAGAACAGATAGTCCTGAAAAACATAAGTGGTCTATTATTGGGGGTAGCGGTACATACCGAAAAGATATTGAAACAACATTGAGAGAAAAGTTTCAAACAAAAGCGAATATACCACTTCAAAATGTGGATGTCATTGCACTTGTTAGGGTTACCAACCATACAAATGAGAATAGCGGTATAAATAACAATGAAGGTGAATTTCACTTCCTTTCTCCTGCTTATATTATTGATATAACTAATTGCAATGAAAGATTAAATGAGATTCCGAAATTAACCAAAAAGAAAGATATTCAAGCTCCTAAAACAAGTGGAAGCTCAGAAAGATTTATTTGTAGGTTCGTCAAAATCAACAAAATACAGCAGTATCCTGAATTCTTTACATACACAACTAGAGCTGCCGTTCAATCTTATCAAAGAGAAAAAAATAATATTCATCATATTATTGAGCGAATCGACAATATCTCGTCATACATCAAAGAAGTACCAAAGATAAAAAAAGTAGAATGGAGAAAAGAGTAAAAGGCAAAAATCCAAATCTTAATATTATAATATTATTATCAGCAGCAATAGCAATTTCATTACTATTTATAATAATTTATTTAATGAAATTTTCAGACACTCTAATTTCTAGTAATCTAAAGGACTGGGCTTCATTTGGTGATGCATTTAATTTATTAATTGCATTTAATAATCTTATAATTTTTGTAATTCTTACAATTAAAGCTTCATCATTTCAAAAAAAATCTTTTGAGATGAGTATGAGGGAAGCTAGTATTAAAGAAGCAACATCAATATTAGGTATAATTAATAAGGATACTCTAAGCATGGTAAGAGATAATGAATTTGCAAATCTTTGGTCAACTTTAAAAGCATGTAATATACAATTTGATACCTTCATTAGATGCAAAGCCCACCTTTTTGATGATTTTAAAGAAATTGAAAAAGAGCCACTATATGATATCCTTAGTAATTTATTAGAAAAAACATCTATTGACGAAAGTTTCAAAAAATTATTAGAGACTTTTTCTTTAAAATCTTCTGAATTTTTAGGAGACCTTTCCAAATACACATATAAAAATATTTCATAATGTATAAAACAATTATCGATATTGGTACAAATAGCTTAAAAGTGTTTGTTTTTGATATTTCTCAGCAAACGCCAATCGAAGTAAAAAAAGTAAAGATAAAAAACAGATTAGGTGACAATATATTGGAAAACTCAAATATTTCAAATATTGGTATAGAAAATACTATAAATATTATATCTGAGTTAAAGGATTCTCTGTCTTGTTTTAAAAACAATACTTATGCGATATTTGGTACTGAAATATTTAGGCGTGCTGGTAATATATCAACATTCTCTCAGAAATTCTACGACAAGACTAATGTTAATATTAATATATTATCACAAGAGGAAGAGGCTGAATACTTTTGGAAAGGAATAGTTGGAGATTTTGAATGGGATGGAATAATTGCTGCAATTGATATTGGAGGAGGTTCTGTACAGTTCATGTATGGAACAAAAGAAAAACTTCACAAAGTACACAAACTAAAAACGGGAGCGTTATTTCTAAGGAATAAATTCATTCCTACTGACCCTCCTAACATTTCAAATTATCATGAAATTGAAAAACATATTCAGAGTCAAATAGCTAATATTGATATTACCTTTCCTCAAGAAACTCCATTTATTCATGGGTCGACTTCTGTAATTAGTTTCTTCAAGGAATCTAAAATTAGAATGAGTAATTATAAGAATTCTAAACTACATCCATACAAAATTGACTTGAACGATGTCGATTATTTATACAAAAAAATGAGAACACTGCCATCTTCGGAAAGACAAAAATATTTTCCATCACAACCTGAGTATACAGACGGTTGTTCAATAGGCTTTGCGAATGTTTTGCAAATAGCTAAAAAAACAGGACTGTCATATGAGTTGCCAAGTAATAATAGTTTAATACATGGTTTCATTTAGAAACCCAGCCGCTAACATTTTATAAATTCCATGGCGGTTTCAGTGGTATGCCAGCAGCGGATTTCCGTTCAATCTCTCGTCCGTTCCCTGACAGATATTCACACGCAACCCGCCACGTAACTTATAATTTACCGTTCCCACAAAATAACAAATGCAAAAAAACAAACTCCTATATTTGCTTATAGTTGTTGCCCTGATCAGTTGTCGGGAGAAAGGAGGAAACAGTATGCGGCAGGAAAAATATATACGGGTTGAAGACGGTGTAGATTTGTATGTTGAAACTTACGGCAACCCGGAAAATGAGGCTTGTTTATTTGTTTCGGGAGCCGGTGCCAATAGTTCGTTCTGGTCGGAGCAATTGTGCGACAGCCTGGTGAAAAAAGGATTTTTTGTGCTGAAATACGACCATCGTGATTTTGGCTATTCCTCAAAAATTGACTGGAATAAAAAACCCTACGATTTTAACCAACTGGTAAAAGATGCTGTTTCGATACTTGATTCATATCACATCGATAAAGCTCATGTAGTTGGACATTCCATGGGCGGATTTATCGTCCAGCTGCTGGCCATCCAATATCCCGAACGTGTACTTTCCATAACTTCGATCTCTGCCTCCACCAATTCGCCAAACGTACCGTTGCCGCCCAACAAAACCTGGGAGATTTATCTGGCTAATAAACCAACCGGCGATTTTGAAACTGACCTCGATGGTTTTTTAAACGTTTGGAACTACCTGAACGGCACTGCAAAATTCGACAAGGAACTGGCCGTTGCTTACACCAAAGAGTTGTACAAACGGCAACCCATCACCGGAGCTTTGGGTGCTTCGCATGTAAAAGCACAGGAATCGTTAAGCGACCGAACCGAAGCATTAAAGGCAGTAAAAATTCCGGCCCTGGTTATGCACGGCGAAGAAGATTATGCCATGGACAAGTACGGTGGTATCCAAACCGCCGAAGCCATCGAAAATGCCAAACTGGTGCTGATCCCGCAAATGGGGCATATGCCGTTTAACTACGAAATCCGGGAGCGTTTCGAAAATGAGATCATTGGATTTATCGTGGAAAATAAGCGGGCAAACACCACCAAATAACAGGAGAATCTACTATTATCAAGCCTTTCAGGAGCCTTATACCAACTCAAAAAATTTGGGTACAGTCCTTCTACCCGAGGGAATAATCCTTCTACCCTAAGGGATCATAGATATTCCCTATGAAATTACTCCTATCCCCTTGAGAATATCTATTATACCCAAGGGAATTATGTCTTTACCCAAGGAAGTCATAGATATTCCCTAAGGGATTGCTTCTATTACTTAGAGAATATCTATGAAGGACAAGGGAATTGTCTTTCTTACCAAGGGAATAATCGTGCTCCCCTAGGGCATTGTCTTGATTTACGATTCTTTTGCTAAAGCTGCTTTAATTTCCGCCA comes from uncultured Draconibacterium sp. and encodes:
- a CDS encoding TIGR00730 family Rossman fold protein, producing the protein MKSITIFCSSSNGLNAKYIEPISKLTELLISAGYTIICGGSSGGLMGELISHANKLGGRTIGIRPKFLDKLEYHSEILTEFISTDDIWERKKQMNLLSCATIALPGGSGTIDELFEAITLKRLGEYSKPIIIVNLHGFYDKLIDFFNYQIRENFMHSSSLNIFTVIENVDDIINALKDDNWIDENTTNAIIRE
- a CDS encoding SDR family NAD(P)-dependent oxidoreductase encodes the protein MKCYICRKKITENTTHPNQTRMCHSCGTHNLEKRDELGSLKGYNAVVTGGRIKIGYETALKLLRSGAYVVVTTRFPVDAVVRYSNETDFKNWKNRLKIYKIDFRLTPYLYKFIEYLNQEISHLDILVNNAAQTIKRPYQYYQDLVEKELKLFSTLPVEIKQLICNNDELDFKKVQQTIDASLPIGQYTLKQDLTETTATYFPTGLLDEEGLQLDKRPKNSWISKAEDVSMVEMLEVQLINVTAPFILSSSLKELLKKSPHKYKFVLNVSAMEGKFNKKNKNCFHPHTNMAKASLNMFTRTSAQDYIKSGIVMNSIDTGWVTDENPHYLKQKNTKKGLTPPLTAKDGAARVCDPIFSIARTENVVFGKFLKDFQIVSW
- a CDS encoding alpha/beta hydrolase, with protein sequence MQKNKLLYLLIVVALISCREKGGNSMRQEKYIRVEDGVDLYVETYGNPENEACLFVSGAGANSSFWSEQLCDSLVKKGFFVLKYDHRDFGYSSKIDWNKKPYDFNQLVKDAVSILDSYHIDKAHVVGHSMGGFIVQLLAIQYPERVLSITSISASTNSPNVPLPPNKTWEIYLANKPTGDFETDLDGFLNVWNYLNGTAKFDKELAVAYTKELYKRQPITGALGASHVKAQESLSDRTEALKAVKIPALVMHGEEDYAMDKYGGIQTAEAIENAKLVLIPQMGHMPFNYEIRERFENEIIGFIVENKRANTTK